Proteins encoded by one window of Mercenaria mercenaria strain notata chromosome 4, MADL_Memer_1, whole genome shotgun sequence:
- the LOC128556368 gene encoding uncharacterized protein LOC128556368, protein METSFMLIFLLFYLPWSFQELHVPEGFLGCVLDSLDRVLEHKLNRSDSNCGDECMHRCLTEGFRYAGTEFGVECYCGNTCKNCQNTTGCNIKCPGNRNEFCGGGSFRLSLYDTRVPSAQILATETLSSTTKASTDFVHTAVFISVPVSVVVIAVCVVMIIICWRRRRVSHSQDIIYDDTVELEGNSGSRVEYDYFDVVYELETETEHIKDYSSGTKTATLHNKPPSYDHISKLVKQRKDKNYSHLKEFDSELSLKKVNGPYLISRGNMQTGLRVTSCSADALYCNASVMPNDKTEEKSFYRQTADDDVDLEYDHVKTGEHIKELHTDDNYSHLRQIGKQCAKY, encoded by the exons ATGGAAACATCGTTTATGCTAATCTTTCTACTTTTCTATTTACCATGGAGCTTTCAAG AACTTCATGTTCCTGAAGGTTTCCTTGGATGTGTCTTGGACAGTTTGGACCGTGTTTTAGAACACAAGTTGAATAGATCTGATTCAAACTGCGGAGATGAATGTATGCATCGATGTTTGACAGAGGGATTTAGATATGCTGGAACGGAG TTTGGTGTCGAGTGTTACTGTGGGAACACCTGTAAGAACTGTCAAAATACAACAGGATGTAACATCAAATGCCCAGGAAACAGAAATGAGTTTTGCGGCGGCGGAAGCTTTAGATTATCACTTTATGATACAA GAGTGCCTTCGGCGCAAATTTTAGCAACAGAAACACTTTCGTCAACGACAAAAG caAGTACAGACTTTGTTCACACCGCTGTTTTCATCTCAGTTCCGGTCTCAGTTGTAGTCATTGCAGTCTGTGTTGTTATGATAATTATATGTTGGAG GCGCAGACGTGTGTCGCATTCACAAGACATTATTTATGATGATACTGTTGAACTCGAAGGAAATTCAGGTAGTAGGGTTGAATATGACTATTTCGATGTCGTATATGAACTCGAAACAGAAACCGAACATATTAAAGACTATTCAAGCGGGACAAAAACAGCTACTCTCCACAACAAACCTCCTAGCTACGATCACATTTCCAAACTAGTTAAACAGCGTAAAGACAAAAACTACAGCCACCTCAAAGAATTTGATTCTGAACTTAGTCTGAAGAAGGTGAACGGTCCGTATTTAATATCAAGGGGAAATATGCAAACCGGTTTGCGAGTTACAAGTTGTAGTGCAGACGCGCTATATTGCAATGCTTCGGTAATGCCAAATGACAAAACAGAAGAGAAATCTTTTTATCGGCAAACTGCAGACGATGACGTAGACTTGGAATATGACCATGTTAAAACTGGAGAACATATAAAAGAATTGCATACGGACGATAACTATTCACACTTGAGACAGATAGGAAAACAGTGTGCTAAGTACTAA
- the LOC123553399 gene encoding uncharacterized protein LOC123553399, whose product MDYSLSLMSYILIIHLKGIVSTTTTREWATDITAVPATMTNSTTYSTANSTSYSTANTTSYSTADSTAYSTANSTSYSIADSTAYSTANSTTYSTSTSTEYPNATTPEDPDYTIVYIAMPASILAVVELVILIFLIIRCYRAIGANNDHVKLQEHDNDDGLENQLFAVVNRAYTGFVPREWNSSDDKTHRPISQKRRSNDAATTETKILQRRDPGYIDIDIKIDMSTDEDEVSQHIKGNEKGFVNKAYSDVEGKSRFLPSADRSTCSDIQHTYDKSAYNKDTKHGSATQVITNNTDTDGDTEYDHAVNRNRRSYQTFESNRTYSRLGSVVPRHNPFLRLMEETTSITDKQYEGNRVPETGKAPEETSNGSSKEETASRDLKLAENQSPTRDVNRSRQYNYSKVNKIRKSEKDLPKPSKEHAGKSKEETDTKPISIHSEECCEHKSQNSESFDCRSGSKHSNVKKGSKCASKELKSDIDQSDNPAVQKEVESTSGRRKPDRKYEHSQVIKKTGNTENVATVDKKGSGHDPKNKMSFIVSEEDGFDDLKKNKKHEYINIKKQNTT is encoded by the exons ATGGATTATTCACTTAGTTTAATGAgctatattttaataattcactTAAAAG GAATAGTATCAACCACAACAACAAGGGAATGGGCAACAGATATTACAGCTGTGCCTGCTACAATGACTAACTCAACGACTTACTCAACTGCAAATTCTACCTCTTATTCAACTGCTAATACAACCTCGTATTCAACTGCTGATTCAACGGCTTATTCAACTGCTAATTCAACCTCGTATTCAATTGCTGATTCAACGGCTTATTCAACTGCTAATTCAACGACATATTCGACATCTACTTCAACGGAATATCCAAATGCAACAACACCTGAAG ATCCTGATTACACTATAGTATATATTGCAATGCCAGCATCAATCTTAGCCGTGGTAGAACtagtgattttaatatttctaataatCAG atGTTATCGGGCGATTGGTGCAAACAACGACCATGTTAAACTGCAGGAGCATGATAACGACGACGGTTTGGAAAACCAATTATTTGCAGTTGTTAACAGAGCCTACACTGGCTTCGTTCCTAGAGAGTGGAATTCTTCTGACGATAAAACACACAGGCCAATATCACAAAAAAGAAGAAGTAATGATGCTGCCACAACTGAAACTAAGATACTTCAACGACGAGATCCAGGTTATATAGATATTGACATAAAAATTGATATGTCAACAGACGAAGATGAGGTTTCTCAACACATAAAAGGTAATGAAAAGGGATTCGTTAATAAAGCGTATTCGGATGTTGAAGGAAAATCACGTTTTTTGCCTTCGGCTGACCGCTCTACGTGCAGTGATATTCAGCATACGTATGACAAAAGTGCATACAACAAAGACACAAAGCACGGCAGCGCTACTCAAGTAATAACGAACAACACTGATACCGATGGTGACACAGAATACGACCATGCAGTAAATAGAAATAGGAGAAGTTATCAAACGTTTGAAAGCAACAGAACGTATTCTCGGTTAGGTAGCGTTGTGCCAAGACATAATCCGTTTTTACGACTCATGGAAGAGACAACCAGTATTACTGATAAACAGTATGAAGGTAATAGAGTACCGGAAACTGGAAAAGCTCCGGAAGAGACTTCGAATGGAAGTAGTAAAGAAGAAACTGCAAGCAGAGATCTAAAGTTAGCAGAAAACCAGAGTCCCACGAGAGATGTAAACCGAAGTCGACAATATAACTACAGCAAagtaaacaaaataagaaaaagtgAGAAAGACTTACCAAAACCGAGCAAAGAACACGCTGGCAAGAGTAAAGAAGAAACAGATACAAAACCAATAAGCATACATTCGGAGGAGTGTTGTGAACACAAGTCTCAAAATAGTGAAAGTTTTGATTGCAGAAGTGGCTCCAAACACAGCAATGTAAAGAAAGGAAGTAAATGTGCAAGCAAAGAACTTAAGTCGGACATTGACCAATCAGACAATCCGGCCGTACAAAAAGAGGTTGAAAGTACGTCTGGTAGAAGGAAACCGGATAGAAAATATGAACATTCACAAGTAATAAAGAAAACAGGAAATACAGAAAATGTTGCCACGGTGGACAAAAAAGGATCTGGTCATGATcccaaaaacaaaatgtcttttattgtCTCCGAAGAAGACGGCTTTGACGAtctaaaaaagaacaaaaagcatgaatatattaatatcaaaaaacaaaatactactTAA
- the LOC128556369 gene encoding uncharacterized protein LOC128556369 isoform X2 yields MNTTTEMGNFTTSSTEHLNMTNDVSQESISNEPYENTTSEDCDVFSHQKLDTTTVQSIAVLATTIALVEFVIIMVLLRRFWHSKCNLKGVHILEKQEECCELGIVNKVYKYSYHNEHDAVTEKKTSSLLETKTNDNTGKTGCNKTQRRDPGYIDIDLTADIPIESENVGHHTNMKETEFFDKTYSHIEASPMFSLATDGSSYSHIKRNNDDNTQDQTDTNRCTIIKGQKSYIRTDDDTEYDHAVYRKGHQSIADNKTYSRISCVVPRQNPSFRVKQTSVDVTAEKPYNWYDDTVIQEAENCSTGLSEKYCEKSDESERIKLEENSICKNEQTSYHKYKYSVVKKQDIRVRQQPKSSSVKRKETDGSSKHLKHREYTEVKIQSKDLAATESTSSITDLNIQQPLKHIVVMNDSTNETHQLPESAIDSTGKALPQIQLTNESSVLKTEESCANSNKSKISEISGGTKGNATGPHYKYSKVRKKSTILINQRISTTDCSDKVTVQKPLGKTSLSLNSENKIVITEARKTVEVPDDVDTETSDHAAGDKDFLIDPEDQSHEYINIMKV; encoded by the exons ATGAATACAACGACAGAAATGGGCAACTTTACGACTAGTTCCACTGAACATTTAAATATGACGAATGATGTGTCACAAGAATCCATATCAAACGAACCTTACGAAAATACAACAAGTGAAG atTGCGACGTCTTTTCACACCAGAAGTTAGATACAACCACCGTTCAGAGTATTGCGGTTCTAGCTACTACCATAGCCTTAGTGGAATTTGTGATTATAATGGTACTTCTTAGAAG ATTTTGgcattcaaaatgtaatttaaaaggAGTCCACATACTTGAAAAACAAGAAGAATGTTGCGAGCTTGGGATTGTcaacaaagtttacaaatataGTTATCACAATGAACATGATGCTGTTACAGAGAAAAAGACATCATCACTACTAGAAACGAAAACAAATGACAATACTGGCAAGACTGGATGTAACAAAACACAACGGAGAGACCCAGGCTATATAGATATTGACTTGACTGCAGATATACCAATAGAGTCTGAAAATGTCGGCCATCATACAAATATGAAAGAAACagaattttttgataaaacatattCCCATATTGAAGCGAGTCCTATGTTTTCACTTGCGACAGATGGTTCTTCATACAGTCATATCAAGCGAAACAATGATGACAATACACAGGACCAAACTGACACAAATAGGTGCACAATTATAAAAGGACAAAAGTCCTATATTCGTACCGACGATGATACGGAATATGACCATGCAGTTTACAGAAAAGGCCATCAGTCCATTGCAGATAATAAAACCTATTCTCGTATCAGCTGCGTTGTTCCAAGACAGAACCCGTCTTTTAGAGTGAAACAGACGTCAGTTGATGTCACAGCCGAAAAACCTTACAACTGGTACGATGATACTGTTATACAGGAAGCAGAAAACTGTAGCACAGGATTATctgaaaaatattgtgaaaaatcTGATGAAAGCGAGAGAATAAAGCTTGAAGAAAACTCAATTTGCAAAAATGAGCAAACTTCTTATCACAAATATAAATATAGCGTAGTAAAGAAACAAGACATACGAGTAAGACAACAGCCGAAGTCTTCATCAGTTAAACGAAAAGAAACAGATGGCTCGTCCAAACATTTGAAGCATAGAGAGTATACTGAAGTCAAAATACAAAGTAAGGATCTTGCGGCTACCGAAAGCACGAGTAGCATTACTGATTTGAACATTCAACAACCTTTAAAACACATTGTAGTAATGAACGATAGTACAAATGAAACTCATCAATTACCAGAGTCTGCCATTGACAGCACAGGAAAAGCACTTCCGCAAATTCAGTTAACTAACGAGTCGTCAGTACTGAAAACGGAGGAAAGTTGTGCAAATAGTAATAAAAGCAAGATTTCTGAAATCTCGGGTGGCACAAAAGGAAATGCAACTGGCCCTCACTATAAATACAGCAAAGTGAGAAAGAAAAGCACAATTTTAATAAACCAAAGAATTTCAACAACTGACTGTTCAGATAAAGTTACAGTACAAAAGCCGTTAGGTAAAACATCTTTGTCATTAAATTCTGAAAACAAGATTGTCATAACGGAAGCGAGAAAAACTGTTGAAGTTCCAGATGATGTCGACACAGAAACATCTGATCATGCTGCTGGTGACAAAGACTTTCTTATTGACCCAGAGGATCAAAGTCATGAATATATTAATATCATGAAGGTTTAA
- the LOC128556369 gene encoding uncharacterized protein LOC128556369 isoform X1, which translates to MDNKFIKSFSNILVEKEPQVTDYIFIANTLSLIQFLLFQKLQYQRIQQHPQLYSFSVITRIKTAMNTTTEMGNFTTSSTEHLNMTNDVSQESISNEPYENTTSEDCDVFSHQKLDTTTVQSIAVLATTIALVEFVIIMVLLRRFWHSKCNLKGVHILEKQEECCELGIVNKVYKYSYHNEHDAVTEKKTSSLLETKTNDNTGKTGCNKTQRRDPGYIDIDLTADIPIESENVGHHTNMKETEFFDKTYSHIEASPMFSLATDGSSYSHIKRNNDDNTQDQTDTNRCTIIKGQKSYIRTDDDTEYDHAVYRKGHQSIADNKTYSRISCVVPRQNPSFRVKQTSVDVTAEKPYNWYDDTVIQEAENCSTGLSEKYCEKSDESERIKLEENSICKNEQTSYHKYKYSVVKKQDIRVRQQPKSSSVKRKETDGSSKHLKHREYTEVKIQSKDLAATESTSSITDLNIQQPLKHIVVMNDSTNETHQLPESAIDSTGKALPQIQLTNESSVLKTEESCANSNKSKISEISGGTKGNATGPHYKYSKVRKKSTILINQRISTTDCSDKVTVQKPLGKTSLSLNSENKIVITEARKTVEVPDDVDTETSDHAAGDKDFLIDPEDQSHEYINIMKV; encoded by the exons ATggacaataaatttataaaatcctTTTCAAATATCCTTGTCGAAAAAGAACCTCAAGTGACTGACTACATTTTTATCGCAAACACATTGTCATTGATACAATTCCTTTTGTTTCAGAAACTTCAGTATCAAAGAATACAACAACACCCACAGTTATACAGTTTTTCTGTTATAACAAGAATTAAGACCGCAATGAATACAACGACAGAAATGGGCAACTTTACGACTAGTTCCACTGAACATTTAAATATGACGAATGATGTGTCACAAGAATCCATATCAAACGAACCTTACGAAAATACAACAAGTGAAG atTGCGACGTCTTTTCACACCAGAAGTTAGATACAACCACCGTTCAGAGTATTGCGGTTCTAGCTACTACCATAGCCTTAGTGGAATTTGTGATTATAATGGTACTTCTTAGAAG ATTTTGgcattcaaaatgtaatttaaaaggAGTCCACATACTTGAAAAACAAGAAGAATGTTGCGAGCTTGGGATTGTcaacaaagtttacaaatataGTTATCACAATGAACATGATGCTGTTACAGAGAAAAAGACATCATCACTACTAGAAACGAAAACAAATGACAATACTGGCAAGACTGGATGTAACAAAACACAACGGAGAGACCCAGGCTATATAGATATTGACTTGACTGCAGATATACCAATAGAGTCTGAAAATGTCGGCCATCATACAAATATGAAAGAAACagaattttttgataaaacatattCCCATATTGAAGCGAGTCCTATGTTTTCACTTGCGACAGATGGTTCTTCATACAGTCATATCAAGCGAAACAATGATGACAATACACAGGACCAAACTGACACAAATAGGTGCACAATTATAAAAGGACAAAAGTCCTATATTCGTACCGACGATGATACGGAATATGACCATGCAGTTTACAGAAAAGGCCATCAGTCCATTGCAGATAATAAAACCTATTCTCGTATCAGCTGCGTTGTTCCAAGACAGAACCCGTCTTTTAGAGTGAAACAGACGTCAGTTGATGTCACAGCCGAAAAACCTTACAACTGGTACGATGATACTGTTATACAGGAAGCAGAAAACTGTAGCACAGGATTATctgaaaaatattgtgaaaaatcTGATGAAAGCGAGAGAATAAAGCTTGAAGAAAACTCAATTTGCAAAAATGAGCAAACTTCTTATCACAAATATAAATATAGCGTAGTAAAGAAACAAGACATACGAGTAAGACAACAGCCGAAGTCTTCATCAGTTAAACGAAAAGAAACAGATGGCTCGTCCAAACATTTGAAGCATAGAGAGTATACTGAAGTCAAAATACAAAGTAAGGATCTTGCGGCTACCGAAAGCACGAGTAGCATTACTGATTTGAACATTCAACAACCTTTAAAACACATTGTAGTAATGAACGATAGTACAAATGAAACTCATCAATTACCAGAGTCTGCCATTGACAGCACAGGAAAAGCACTTCCGCAAATTCAGTTAACTAACGAGTCGTCAGTACTGAAAACGGAGGAAAGTTGTGCAAATAGTAATAAAAGCAAGATTTCTGAAATCTCGGGTGGCACAAAAGGAAATGCAACTGGCCCTCACTATAAATACAGCAAAGTGAGAAAGAAAAGCACAATTTTAATAAACCAAAGAATTTCAACAACTGACTGTTCAGATAAAGTTACAGTACAAAAGCCGTTAGGTAAAACATCTTTGTCATTAAATTCTGAAAACAAGATTGTCATAACGGAAGCGAGAAAAACTGTTGAAGTTCCAGATGATGTCGACACAGAAACATCTGATCATGCTGCTGGTGACAAAGACTTTCTTATTGACCCAGAGGATCAAAGTCATGAATATATTAATATCATGAAGGTTTAA